In Vitis vinifera cultivar Pinot Noir 40024 chromosome 11, ASM3070453v1, a genomic segment contains:
- the LOC132254636 gene encoding ankyrin repeat-containing protein At2g01680-like, producing MKEDPLALARASATCFDETPLHIAAMLGHLDFAKALASHKPDMAMIMTTAIDLQGRSPLHLASANGHIEIVNMLLSLNSNICLICDEDGRTPLHLAVMKGHVEVTRELVRARPEVTGHKLDHGETILHSSVRHNRLGALKMLVESVREAEFINARDDYGNTVLHTTTTLKQLETVRYLLNGNMVEVNAVNEGGLTALDVIEHMPRDLKSMEIRESLSKVGALRARNVPANGEREIAMVIEESRLDSVAQPLDVSPRVSSPRAISRGISIKKRLENQEK from the exons ATGAAGGAAGATCCACTCGCTCTAGCCCGAGCTTCAGCCACTTGCTTTGATGAGACTCCACTCCACATAGCCGCCATGCTTGGTCACCTAGACTTTGCAAAAGCACTTGCTTCTCACAAACCAGACATGGCCATGATCATGACCACGGCGATAGACTTGCAGGGGCGTTCACCTTTGCACTTGGCCTCTGCCAATGGCCATATTGAGATAGTCAACATGTTGCTGTCATTGAATTCCAATATATGCCTCATCTGTGATGAGGATGGAAGAACACCCCTTCATCTGGCGGTGATGAAGGGCCACGTTGAGGTCACAAGGGAGTTGGTTAGGGCCCGACCAGAAGTCACTGGGCACAAATTGGATCACGGGGAGACCATTCTGCATTCTAGTGTGAGACATAATCGTTTAGGAGCTCTGAAGATGTTAGTTGAATCAGTAAGGGAGGCCGAGTTCATCAATGCCAGAGATGATTATGGCAACACTGTCTTGCATACTACTACAACCTTGAAGCAGTTGGAG ACTGTTAGGTATCTGCTCAATGGAAATATGGTGGAAGTCAATGCAGTGAATGAAGGCGGTTTGACAGCTTTAGATGTCATTGAACATATGCCAAGAGACTTGAAATCCATGGAAATCCGAGAATCACTATCAAAAGTTGGAGCTTTAAGAGCCAGAAATGTACCTGCCAATGGAGAACGTGAGATAGCTATGGTGATCGAGGAGTCTCGATTAGATTCCGTAGCACAACCTCTGGATGTTTCTCCAAGAGTATCAAGTCCACGAGCAATCTCACGAGGCATCAGTATTAAGAAACGTttggaaaatcaagaaaaatga
- the LOC104880626 gene encoding ankyrin repeat-containing protein At2g01680, with translation MEFVNSKDDYGNTVLHTATALKQYETAKYLVKRPEMEVNAVNGNGFTALDIIQHMPRDLKGMEIRESLAKAGALSSRNLPALPGIGHEFMGESGITMVIENPQLSPPPPLPAAVLTEAKAPRPLQGREMKIRENKKEWTMKKRNALMVAATLIAGMAFQAAVNPPGGVWGEEKDGSNGKKMLAGTSIMAHNYPEGYRLFMACNAVYFVASLSIVFLVVSGVLS, from the exons ATGGAGTTTGTGAATTCCAAAGATGATTATGGCAACACCGTTTTACATACCGCTACAGCCTTGAAACAGTATGAG ACAGCAAAATATCTGGTGAAGAGACCTGAAATGGAAGTAAATGCAGTGAATGGAAATGGCTTCACAGCCTTAGATATCATACAACATATGCCGAGAGACTTGAAAGGTATGGAGATCCGAGAATCTCTAGCTAAAGCTGGAGCTTTAAGTTCCAGAAACTTGCCTGCGTTACCAGGCATAGGTCACGAATTCATGGGAGAAAGTGGCATAACCATGGTGATTGAGAACCCCCAATtatctccaccaccaccactaccaGCTGCAGTTCTCACAGAAGCAAAAGCACCGAGACCCTTGCAAGGCCGTGAGATGAAAATAcgtgaaaataagaaagaatggACGATGAAGAAACGTAACGCCTTGATGGTAGCTGCAACGTTGATCGCAGGAATGGCTTTCCAAGCTGCAGTTAATCCTCCCGGTGGTGTTTGGGGTGAAGAAAAAGACGGCAGTAATGGTAAGAAGATGTTAGCTGGAACCTCCATAATGGCCCACAACTATCCTGAAGGGTACCGACTGTTCATGGCATGCAACGCGGTGTACTTCGTTGCTTCGCTAAGCATAGTCTTTCTGGTTGTGAGTGGGGTACTTTCGTGA